A single Parabacteroides timonensis DNA region contains:
- a CDS encoding zinc ribbon domain-containing protein codes for MATDKQSAEKEYTVEEKLSSLYQLQTMMTEIDKIKTLRGELPLEVQDLEDEIIGLETRLQNYQAEIQDYENAVVEQKHRITESTGLIERYKSQLDNVRNNREFDNLSKEIEFQGLEIEFSEKKIREFGEAINHKKEEIAQLTERLDGRKADLVQKKSELEEIVSETKQEEERLREKAKKLETTIEPRLLTAFKRIRKGARNGLAVVYIQRGACGGCFNKIPPQKQMDIKYRKKVIVCEYCGRIMIDPELAGVEE; via the coding sequence ATGGCTACAGATAAACAATCAGCTGAAAAAGAATATACGGTTGAAGAGAAGCTTTCTTCGCTGTATCAACTTCAGACGATGATGACTGAAATTGATAAAATCAAAACGCTTCGTGGAGAGCTTCCCTTGGAAGTTCAGGACCTGGAAGATGAGATTATAGGATTGGAAACCCGTCTTCAGAACTATCAGGCGGAGATCCAGGATTATGAGAATGCTGTTGTTGAACAGAAACACAGAATTACAGAATCTACCGGACTGATCGAGAGATATAAATCGCAACTGGATAACGTGCGCAATAACCGTGAATTTGATAACCTGTCAAAGGAAATCGAATTCCAGGGACTTGAGATCGAGTTCTCTGAAAAGAAGATCCGCGAATTCGGTGAAGCGATTAATCATAAGAAAGAAGAGATTGCTCAGCTGACTGAAAGATTGGATGGCCGTAAGGCTGACCTGGTTCAGAAGAAGAGCGAACTGGAAGAAATTGTTTCTGAAACAAAGCAGGAAGAAGAAAGACTGCGCGAAAAGGCTAAAAAGTTGGAAACTACAATTGAACCGCGTTTGCTTACTGCATTCAAGCGTATCCGTAAGGGAGCTCGCAACGGTTTGGCGGTTGTTTATATCCAGCGTGGTGCTTGTGGTGGTTGTTTCAATAAGATTCCACCTCAGAAACAGATGGATATCAAGTATCGTAAGAAAGTAATCGTTTGCGAATATTGCGGACGTATTATGATCGACCCGGAACTGGCTGGTGTAGAAGAATAA
- a CDS encoding Nif3-like dinuclear metal center hexameric protein gives MLRIKDVLKEIEQYAPLPLQESFDNAGVQVGDVNQPATGALLCLDVTEEVIDEAVELGCNLIISHHPLAFKAFKSLTGATYIERCMMRACKYDLVVYSAHTNLDNAAGGVNFRLAELIGLENVRILSPQKGVLLKLVTFVPEAYAELVRTTLFNAGAGNVGAYDSCSFNLQGSGTFRAGEGTNPFCGEQGELHVEKEIRIETILPAFRKATITRALLSVHPYEEPVFDFYPLSNTWDQVGSGVVGELPVEEDELSFLERIKGLFQVGCVNHSAFTGKPIREVALCGGSGAFLIKDAIAYGADIFITGEAKYNDFYDVEDRILLAVIGHYESEVCTKDIFYNIISKKFPTFAVHFSNVNSNPVKYL, from the coding sequence ATGTTACGGATAAAGGATGTTTTGAAAGAAATAGAGCAATACGCTCCGCTGCCATTGCAGGAAAGCTTTGACAATGCTGGCGTACAGGTAGGTGATGTAAATCAACCTGCTACCGGGGCTCTGCTTTGCCTGGATGTCACGGAAGAAGTGATTGATGAGGCTGTAGAGCTGGGATGTAATCTGATTATTTCTCACCATCCTTTAGCCTTTAAAGCTTTTAAGTCGCTGACTGGTGCCACCTATATCGAGCGTTGCATGATGAGAGCGTGTAAGTACGATCTGGTGGTCTATTCCGCGCATACAAATCTCGATAATGCGGCCGGTGGTGTTAACTTCCGCTTGGCTGAGCTGATCGGATTGGAAAATGTACGTATCCTTAGTCCGCAGAAAGGTGTATTGTTGAAACTGGTTACATTTGTTCCCGAGGCTTATGCCGAATTGGTAAGAACCACCCTGTTTAATGCCGGGGCCGGAAATGTCGGAGCTTATGACTCCTGTAGTTTTAATCTGCAAGGTAGCGGGACTTTTCGTGCAGGTGAGGGTACTAATCCTTTCTGTGGCGAACAAGGTGAACTGCATGTGGAAAAGGAGATACGTATCGAAACGATACTTCCTGCTTTCCGTAAGGCAACCATTACGCGCGCTCTGCTTTCGGTGCATCCGTATGAAGAACCGGTATTCGACTTTTATCCGTTGAGTAATACCTGGGATCAGGTTGGTTCGGGGGTAGTGGGAGAGTTGCCTGTGGAAGAAGACGAGCTGAGTTTTCTCGAACGAATCAAAGGACTGTTTCAGGTGGGGTGTGTGAATCATTCAGCTTTTACCGGTAAACCGATACGTGAAGTTGCGTTGTGTGGTGGGAGCGGTGCATTTCTGATTAAGGATGCGATCGCTTATGGTGCCGACATCTTCATCACCGGAGAAGCCAAATACAATGACTTTTACGATGTTGAAGATCGTATTCTGCTGGCTGTTATAGGCCACTATGAGTCTGAAGTATGTACAAAAGACATCTTTTATAACATAATATCGAAAAAATTCCCTACCTTTGCCGTACATTTTTCGAATGTTAATTCAAACCCGGTAAAATATTTATAG
- the aspS gene encoding aspartate--tRNA ligase has product MYRTRTCGNLRLADEGLVVTLAGWVQKTRKMGGMTFVDLRDRYGITQLVFNQEIDAALCEKANKLGREYVIQVTGTVRERSSKNNNIPTGEIELIVSELNILNAAVTPPFTIEDDTDGGDDLRMKYRYLDLRRNAVRANLELRHRMAFEVRNYLDKQGFLEVETPVLVNSTPEGARDFVVPSRMNPGQFYALPQSPQTLKQLLMVSGFDRYFQIVKCFRDEDLRADRQPEFTQIDCEMSFVEQEDVLNIFEGMAKHLFKVIRGIEIKEPFQRMTWHDAMKYYGSDKPDLRFGMKFVELMDIMKGHGFSVFDDAAYVGGICVEGAASYTRKQLDALTDFVKRPQVGAKGMVYARVEADGNVKSSVDKFYTQETLQQMKEAFGAKSGDLILILSGDNAMKTRKQLCELRLEVAGQLGLRDKNKFVCLWVIDFPLFEWSEEDQRFYAMHHPFTSPKPEDIPLLDTDTGAVRANAYDMVINGVEVGGGSIRIHDSKLQDKMFQLLGFTEERAQSQFGFLMNAFKYGAPPHGGLAYGLDRWVSLFAGLDSIRDCIAFPKNNSGRDVMLDAPSVIDDVQLDELCLKVDVKE; this is encoded by the coding sequence ATGTATAGAACAAGAACTTGTGGAAACTTGCGCCTGGCAGACGAAGGTCTGGTGGTTACTTTGGCCGGATGGGTGCAGAAGACTCGTAAGATGGGTGGTATGACATTTGTCGATCTCCGCGATCGTTATGGTATCACCCAGCTGGTGTTTAACCAGGAAATAGATGCTGCACTTTGTGAAAAGGCAAACAAACTGGGGCGTGAGTATGTGATTCAGGTTACGGGAACAGTAAGAGAACGTTCAAGTAAGAACAACAATATCCCGACAGGCGAAATTGAACTGATTGTTTCAGAACTGAATATCCTGAATGCAGCCGTAACGCCTCCTTTTACTATTGAAGATGATACTGACGGAGGTGATGACCTGCGTATGAAATACCGTTATCTGGATTTGCGCCGTAATGCAGTTCGTGCAAATTTGGAACTGCGTCACCGCATGGCGTTCGAAGTTCGTAACTATCTGGATAAACAAGGTTTTCTGGAAGTAGAAACACCGGTTCTTGTAAACTCTACGCCGGAAGGTGCACGCGACTTCGTTGTTCCTTCACGTATGAACCCGGGACAGTTCTATGCACTGCCTCAATCTCCACAAACATTGAAACAGTTGTTGATGGTTTCCGGTTTCGACCGTTATTTCCAGATCGTAAAATGTTTCCGTGACGAAGACCTGCGTGCCGACCGCCAGCCGGAATTTACACAGATCGACTGTGAAATGAGTTTCGTCGAGCAAGAAGATGTGCTTAATATCTTTGAAGGAATGGCGAAGCACCTTTTCAAGGTAATTCGTGGTATCGAGATTAAAGAACCGTTCCAACGTATGACCTGGCACGATGCAATGAAATATTACGGAAGCGACAAACCAGATTTGCGTTTCGGTATGAAGTTTGTTGAATTGATGGATATCATGAAAGGTCATGGTTTCTCTGTATTCGATGATGCTGCTTATGTAGGTGGTATCTGTGTAGAAGGGGCAGCAAGCTACACCCGTAAACAACTGGATGCCTTGACTGACTTTGTAAAACGTCCGCAGGTAGGTGCAAAAGGTATGGTATATGCCCGCGTGGAAGCCGACGGCAACGTGAAATCGAGTGTGGATAAGTTCTATACACAGGAAACATTGCAACAGATGAAGGAAGCCTTTGGCGCTAAATCGGGTGACCTGATACTGATTCTTTCCGGTGACAATGCTATGAAGACCCGTAAACAACTTTGCGAACTGCGTCTGGAAGTAGCAGGTCAGTTGGGATTGCGTGACAAGAATAAATTCGTATGCTTGTGGGTAATTGATTTTCCGTTGTTTGAATGGAGTGAAGAAGATCAGCGTTTCTATGCAATGCACCATCCGTTTACTTCTCCGAAGCCGGAGGATATTCCGTTGTTGGATACCGATACGGGTGCTGTTCGTGCCAATGCTTACGATATGGTTATTAATGGCGTTGAAGTGGGTGGAGGTTCTATCCGTATCCATGACAGCAAATTGCAGGATAAGATGTTTCAGTTGCTGGGCTTCACGGAAGAAAGAGCACAGTCTCAGTTCGGCTTCCTGATGAATGCTTTCAAATATGGTGCTCCTCCTCACGGTGGTCTGGCTTATGGTTTGGATCGTTGGGTGTCTCTGTTTGCCGGCCTCGATTCTATTCGCGACTGTATTGCTTTCCCAAAAAATAACTCAGGCCGCGATGTAATGCTCGATGCTCCGTCAGTGATCGACGATGTACAGCTGGATGAGTTATGTCTGAAGGTAGACGTGAAAGAATAA
- a CDS encoding recombinase family protein, with amino-acid sequence MIIAYTRTYSNKQQSDNQKNAIEQFAMNNNITIDKWHKDSRSTSSRHKNRLEEIIKSMDAGDTLIVADVTRLSRKLMEIMHLILLCIEKKVTLYCLKEGYTFEDNVDSKTLAFTFGLVSEIESKLISTRTRESLEISRNKGTALGRPKGTPKMDHLLAQKEQIEKELNEEKATYAELAEYYQVSLSSFKNFVRNNISPTLPGRNRTGKKKKKTD; translated from the coding sequence ATGATAATTGCCTATACACGAACATATTCAAACAAGCAACAAAGTGACAATCAAAAAAATGCGATTGAACAATTTGCTATGAACAACAATATAACGATAGACAAATGGCATAAAGATTCCCGTAGTACTTCTTCTCGTCATAAAAACAGACTGGAAGAAATAATCAAAAGTATGGACGCCGGCGATACGCTGATCGTGGCAGATGTTACCCGTTTAAGCCGGAAATTGATGGAAATTATGCATTTGATTTTGTTATGCATCGAAAAGAAAGTAACTCTTTACTGCCTTAAAGAAGGATACACTTTCGAAGATAATGTTGACAGCAAAACATTGGCATTTACTTTTGGGCTCGTTTCTGAAATTGAAAGTAAATTGATCTCAACCCGGACAAGAGAATCTCTGGAGATCAGCAGAAACAAAGGAACAGCCCTCGGACGACCGAAAGGAACTCCTAAAATGGATCATCTACTTGCACAGAAAGAACAGATTGAAAAGGAACTCAATGAAGAAAAAGCTACTTATGCCGAACTGGCAGAGTATTATCAGGTTTCATTAAGTAGTTTCAAAAATTTTGTAAGAAACAATATTAGTCCTACACTTCCCGGAAGAAACAGAACCGGAAAGAAAAAGAAAAAAACGGACTAA
- a CDS encoding acetate--CoA ligase family protein: MINRELIDPKSIVVVGGSNNVHKPGGRLVRNLLDGKYKGELYVVNAREDDVQGLKSYHSVHDIPDTEMAIISIPGPSCPEAIDILANQKNVKAFIVVSAGFGEETHEGALLEDQMLATVNEAGASMIGPNCIGLMNMKFHGVFTQPIPEFHPDGVDFISSSGGTALFIIESALTKGLRFSSVWSVGNSKQIGVEEVLEYMDRNFDPILDSKIKMLYIEQIKNPDKLLYHASSLIRKGCHIAAIKAGSTESGKRAASSHTGAIASSDSAVEALFRKAGIVRCFSREELTTVASIFTLKEVKGKNCAIITHAGGPAVMLADALSKGRLNVPNLEGPVAAELKSKLYPGAAVGNPIDIIGTGTPEHLATAIDYCENHFDEIDLMMVIFGSPGLVKLYETYEVLHKKMEECKKPIFPVLPSIVTAGPEVRSFVKKGHVNFSDEVTLGTALSRVINTPKPMSTDIQLYGVNVPEVRRIIDQLPSNGYLAPEQVRTLLGAANIPLVEEFTSTDKDELIAFAKRVKFPVVAKVVGPVHKSDIGGVALNIRSEEHLLFEFERMMRLPDVTAIMVQPMLKGQELFLGAKYEKGFGHVILCGLGGIFVEVLKDVSYGLAPLSYDETYSMIHSLRGYPIIKGTRGQKGIDEQQYADIIVRLSTILRFASEIKEMDINPLLATDRGLFAVDARIRIEK; encoded by the coding sequence ATGATTAACCGAGAATTAATCGACCCTAAGAGCATCGTTGTAGTAGGTGGCTCAAATAATGTGCACAAGCCCGGTGGACGCTTGGTGCGAAATCTTCTGGATGGTAAGTATAAAGGAGAACTGTATGTTGTCAACGCCAGAGAGGACGATGTGCAAGGTCTGAAATCATATCACTCCGTACATGATATACCGGATACGGAAATGGCTATTATTTCAATTCCCGGCCCTTCTTGCCCTGAGGCTATCGATATACTGGCCAATCAGAAGAATGTAAAAGCTTTTATCGTTGTTTCAGCCGGTTTTGGCGAAGAGACTCACGAAGGAGCCCTTTTGGAAGATCAGATGCTGGCGACTGTAAACGAAGCCGGTGCTTCCATGATCGGTCCTAATTGCATCGGACTGATGAATATGAAGTTTCATGGCGTCTTCACGCAACCTATACCAGAGTTTCATCCGGACGGGGTAGACTTTATTTCCAGTTCGGGAGGTACGGCGCTCTTTATTATCGAGTCTGCATTAACAAAAGGATTACGCTTCTCTTCTGTATGGTCTGTCGGTAATTCCAAACAGATCGGGGTGGAGGAAGTCCTTGAATATATGGATCGTAATTTTGATCCTATACTCGACTCGAAGATTAAGATGCTTTATATCGAACAGATCAAGAATCCGGATAAACTGCTTTATCATGCATCGTCATTGATTCGTAAAGGTTGCCATATCGCTGCTATCAAAGCAGGAAGTACGGAATCGGGAAAACGTGCCGCTTCATCACATACCGGTGCGATAGCCAGTTCGGATTCAGCCGTTGAGGCTTTGTTCCGTAAAGCCGGTATCGTGCGCTGTTTTAGTCGTGAGGAACTGACTACGGTAGCCAGTATCTTTACGCTAAAAGAAGTGAAAGGAAAGAATTGTGCTATCATTACTCATGCCGGAGGCCCTGCGGTTATGTTGGCTGATGCTCTTTCTAAAGGACGTTTAAATGTCCCTAATCTGGAAGGACCGGTTGCAGCCGAATTGAAATCAAAATTATATCCGGGTGCCGCTGTCGGCAATCCGATCGATATAATCGGGACAGGTACGCCTGAACATCTGGCTACTGCAATCGATTATTGCGAGAATCATTTCGATGAGATTGATCTGATGATGGTTATTTTCGGTAGTCCCGGTCTGGTGAAGCTGTATGAAACATACGAAGTACTTCATAAGAAGATGGAAGAATGCAAGAAACCTATCTTTCCTGTATTACCCTCCATAGTGACGGCAGGGCCGGAGGTTCGTAGTTTTGTAAAGAAGGGACATGTTAACTTCTCTGATGAAGTAACACTGGGGACAGCTCTTTCACGGGTGATCAACACCCCTAAGCCAATGAGTACCGATATTCAATTGTATGGGGTGAATGTTCCTGAAGTACGTCGTATTATCGATCAATTACCATCTAACGGTTATCTGGCACCTGAACAGGTTCGTACTTTGTTAGGAGCGGCTAATATTCCTTTGGTGGAAGAATTCACTTCAACCGATAAGGATGAATTGATTGCTTTTGCTAAACGGGTAAAATTCCCGGTCGTAGCTAAAGTTGTCGGTCCTGTACATAAAAGTGATATTGGCGGAGTTGCTTTAAATATCCGTAGTGAGGAACATTTATTGTTTGAATTCGAGCGCATGATGCGTCTGCCGGATGTAACGGCAATAATGGTTCAACCTATGTTAAAGGGGCAGGAATTATTTCTGGGAGCGAAGTACGAGAAAGGTTTCGGTCATGTTATACTTTGCGGATTGGGAGGTATCTTCGTGGAAGTATTGAAAGACGTATCATACGGTTTAGCTCCGTTATCGTATGATGAAACTTATTCAATGATCCATTCTTTGCGGGGTTACCCGATAATAAAGGGAACCCGTGGGCAAAAAGGTATCGATGAGCAACAGTATGCAGATATCATTGTCCGTCTTTCTACTATTCTTCGTTTTGCATCTGAAATCAAAGAGATGGATATAAACCCGTTATTGGCAACAGATAGAGGTTTGTTTGCTGTTGACGCGCGAATCAGGATAGAAAAGTAA
- the hypB gene encoding hydrogenase nickel incorporation protein HypB, protein MCGTCGCGEHHHHEHDHDHGHEHHHHHHDEGKVITLEQDILQRNNLLAERNRGYFEAKEIFCLNLMSSPGSGKTTLLEETVRRLVGTVPETPLSPMHIYVIEGDQQTSNDADRIAALNIPVFQVNTGTGCHLEADMVNHAVKHLAPVNGSILFVENVGNLVCPAMFDLGEAKKVVIVSTTEGDDKPLKYPHIFAEADVCVINKIDLVPYLDTNVETLKNNALKVNHHLLVFEVSATKGTGMDAWCDWLVSECTKCK, encoded by the coding sequence ATGTGTGGAACTTGCGGATGCGGAGAGCATCATCATCACGAACACGACCATGATCATGGCCATGAACATCATCATCATCATCACGATGAAGGTAAGGTTATAACACTTGAACAAGATATTCTTCAGCGCAATAATTTACTGGCTGAACGCAATCGCGGCTATTTTGAAGCAAAAGAAATATTTTGCCTGAACCTGATGAGTTCGCCGGGCTCCGGTAAAACAACCTTGCTTGAAGAAACTGTCCGTCGTCTTGTTGGGACTGTTCCTGAAACACCTTTATCCCCAATGCATATATATGTAATTGAAGGAGATCAACAAACCTCCAATGATGCCGATCGTATCGCTGCTCTAAATATCCCTGTTTTTCAGGTGAATACCGGTACGGGGTGTCATTTGGAAGCTGATATGGTAAATCATGCCGTTAAACACTTAGCGCCGGTAAACGGATCGATACTCTTTGTAGAGAATGTCGGCAACCTGGTTTGTCCTGCTATGTTTGATCTTGGAGAAGCAAAAAAGGTTGTGATCGTGAGTACCACAGAGGGGGATGATAAACCTTTGAAGTATCCGCATATCTTTGCAGAAGCTGATGTTTGTGTGATCAATAAGATAGATCTTGTTCCCTATTTAGATACAAATGTAGAAACATTGAAAAATAACGCCCTGAAGGTGAACCATCATTTGCTGGTGTTTGAAGTGTCGGCCACAAAAGGTACCGGAATGGATGCCTGGTGTGATTGGCTGGTCTCAGAGTGTACAAAATGTAAATAA
- a CDS encoding hydrogenase maturation nickel metallochaperone HypA/HybF, whose amino-acid sequence MHEMSIAQSIVELAEEQARDRGSLAVEELELEIGRLAGVELQTLDFALESAVKGSMLEHATVVRHIIDGEGQCADCGCVFPMDVLFASCPACGSFCVKIIKGKELRVKSIVIK is encoded by the coding sequence ATGCACGAAATGTCTATTGCTCAAAGTATCGTCGAACTTGCCGAAGAGCAGGCGCGCGATCGCGGATCGTTAGCGGTTGAAGAATTGGAATTGGAGATCGGTCGTCTTGCCGGTGTAGAACTGCAAACACTCGATTTCGCTCTGGAGAGTGCCGTGAAAGGATCTATGCTCGAACATGCGACGGTTGTACGACATATTATCGATGGTGAAGGGCAATGTGCCGACTGTGGATGTGTTTTTCCGATGGATGTTTTATTTGCCTCTTGTCCTGCATGTGGCTCTTTCTGTGTTAAAATCATTAAAGGAAAAGAACTTCGTGTGAAATCGATTGTTATTAAATAA